A DNA window from Impatiens glandulifera chromosome 7, dImpGla2.1, whole genome shotgun sequence contains the following coding sequences:
- the LOC124946307 gene encoding glycine-rich protein 5-like, whose amino-acid sequence MVNVLAILLVVLIVSIVVTMFLLFLVTSWKEKKHHDLKIGKGKLSSFYYSGQTYGGAGSNTFKGDSGGGGGGDGGRADMIAGAIATQAFVGITMDGDSGSAFHSSGHDGGFHSSGHGGGFHSSGGGGDGGDGGDGGDGGGGGGGGGFGGGY is encoded by the coding sequence atggtgaatGTTCTTGCCATTCTTCTTGTCGTCCTCATTGTTTCCATTGTGGTGACtatgtttcttctcttcttagTAACCAGTTGGAAGGAGAAGAAACATCATGACCTAAAAATTGGCAAAGGGAAATTAAGTTCTTTCTATTATTCCGGCCAAACCTATGGAGGTGCTGGCAGTAATACATTTAAAGGGGATTCCGGTGGCGGTGGCGGCGGTGATGGTGGTAGAGCTGACATGATAGCGGGAGCAATTGCTACACAAGCTTTTGTCGGCATAACCATGGATGGAGATAGCGGAAGTGCGTTCCATAGTAGTGGTCATGACGGTGGGTTCCATAGTAGTGGTCATGGCGGTGGGTTCCATAGTAGTGGTGGTGGCGGCGATGGTGGCGATGGTGGCGATGGCGGTGATGGTGGTGGTGGCGGTGGTGGTGGCGGCTTTGGTGGTGGTTATTGA